The following proteins are co-located in the Manihot esculenta cultivar AM560-2 chromosome 9, M.esculenta_v8, whole genome shotgun sequence genome:
- the LOC110622231 gene encoding GDSL esterase/lipase At5g33370: MASSIITISSMLFTLVMALETLAPQAEAARAFFVFGDSLVDNGNNNYLATTARADSPPYGIDFPTHRPTGRFSNGLNIPDYISQEIGSDFLLPYLSPELTGQKLLVGANFASAGIGILNDTGIQFVNIIRMFQQYEYFEEYQRRVAALIGPKRTQQLVNGALVLITVGGNDFVNNYYLVPYSVRSRQYSLPDYVKFLISEYKKLLMRLYELGARRVLVTGTGPLGCVPAELATRSRDGECSAELQRAASLFNPQLTQMLGQLNSQYGSDVFIAANTGKMSSDFITNPAAFGFITSKVACCGQGPYNGVGLCTPASNLCPNRDVYAFWDPFHPSERANGFIVQEILRGTTEYMNPMNLSTILALDSRT, translated from the exons ATGGCTAGTTCAATAATCACCATATCTTCAATGCTCTTCACACTAGTGATGGCATTGGAGACTCTGGCTCCTCAGGCTGAGGCAGCCAGGGCTTTTTTTGTGTTTGGAGATTCACTTGTTGATAACGGTAACAATAATTATCTGGCAACCACGGCACGGGCAGACTCACCGCCTTATGGTATTGATTTTCCGACACATCGACCTACTGGCCGGTTCTCCAATGGACTTAATATCCCTGACTATATCA GTCAAGAAATTGGGTCAGATTTTTTGTTGCCATACTTGAGTCCAGAGCTCACTGGACAGAAGCTACTTGTTGGTGCCAATTTTGCTTCTGCTGGAATTGGAATCCTCAATGACACTGGAATTCAATTT GTAAACATAATCAGAATGTTTCAACAATACGAGTACTTTGAGGAATATCAAAGACGTGTCGCTGCTCTCATCGGACCCAAGAGAACACAACAACTTGTTAATGGGGCACTGGTCCTCATCACAGTCGGTGGCAATGATTTTGTTAACAACTATTACTTGGTGCCTTACTCTGTAAGATCTCGCCAGTATAGTCTGCCGGATTACGTCAAATTTCTAATCTCCGAGTATAAAAAGCTTCTCATG AGACTATATGAGCTAGGAGCACGAAGAGTTCTTGTGACAGGGACTGGTCCACTGGGATGTGTTCCAGCAGAATTAGCGACGAGAAGCAGGGATGGGGAGTGCTCAGCTGAGCTGCAACGAGCTGCGTCTTTATTCAATCCTCAACTCACTCAGATGCTTGGACAACTCAATAGCCAATATGGTTCTGACGTCTTCATTGCGGCTAATACTGGCAAAATGAGTTCTGATTTCATTACTAACCCTGCAGCATTTG GATTTATTACATCAAAGGTAGCTTGCTGTGGACAAGGGCCTTATAATGGTGTAGGATTATGCACACCAGCTTCAAACTTGTGCCCTAACAGAGATGTGTATGCATTTTGGGATCCATTCCACCCATCAGAAAGGGCAAATGGTTTCATTGTTCAAGAGATTCTGAGAGGCACAACTGAGTACATGAACCCCATGAATCTCAGCACTATTTTGGCTTTGGACTCCAGGACCTAG
- the LOC110623689 gene encoding GDSL esterase/lipase At5g33370 produces the protein MLGLLVLALASFAPLAAEARAFFVFGDSLVDNGNNNYLATTARADSPPYGIDYPTRRPTGRFSNGLNIPDLISEAIGTESPLPYLSPELEGERLLAGANFASAGIGILNDTGIQFLNIIRMYKQLEYFQQYQQRVSGLIGAEQTQRLVNGALVLMTVGGNDFVNNYYLVPFSARSRQFSLPDYVVYLISEYRKLLMRVYELGARRVLVTGTGPMGCVPAEIAMRGRNGQCSVELQRAASLYNPQLIEMINGLNSQLGSDVFTAANAYDMSMDFINNPRAFGFVTSKIACCGQGPYNGIGLCTELSNLCPNREIYAFWDPFHPSERANRIIVRQILTGTTEYMHPLNLSTIMLLDSKT, from the exons ATGTTAGGCCTGCTGGTTTTAGCTCTGGCTAGTTTTGCTCCTCTAGCTGCAGAGGCTAGAGCTTTCTTTGTTTTTGGTGACTCTTTGGTTGATAATGGCAATAACAACTATCTTGCAACCACCGCCAGAGCTGATTCTCCTCCTTATGGCATTGATTATCCCACTCGTCGACCCACCGGCCGTTTCTCTAATGGCCTCAACATCCCCGATCTCATCA GTGAGGCAATTGGCACAGAATCTCCATTGCCATACTTAAGTCCAGAACTCGAAGGAGAAAGACTGCTTGCGGGTGCCAACTTTGCTTCTGCTGGAATTGGTATTCTCAACGACACAGGAATTCAATTT cTAAACATCATTAGAATGTACAAGCAATTGGAATACTTCCAACAGTACCAGCAAAGGGTGAGTGGCCTTATTGGAGCTGAGCAAACTCAGAGATTAGTGAATGGAGCACTTGTCCTTATGACTGTAGGAGGCAATGACTTCGTCAACAATTACTATTTGGTCCCCTTCTCTGCTAGGTCTCGTCAATTCTCCCTCCCAGACTACGTCGTTTATCTCATCTCCGAGTACCGGAAACTTCTCATG AGGGTATATGAGCTGGGTGCACGTAGAGTTTTGGTTACCGGCACCGGACCTATGGGTTGTGTTCCGGCGGAAATAGCAATGAGGGGAAGAAACGGACAATGCTCGGTGGAATTGCAGAGAGCAGCTTCCTTGTACAACCCACAGCTTATAGAAATGATAAATGGACTCAATAGTCAACTTGGATCTGATGTTTTTACAGCTGCAAATGCCTATGATATGAGCATGGATTTCATTAACAACCCTCGAGCATTTG GATTTGTAACGTCAAAGATTGCATGCTGTGGGCAAGGACCATATAATGGGATTGGATTATGCACAGAATTATCCAATTTGTGCCCTAATAGAGAGATCTATGCCTTTTGGGATCCATTCCACCCATCTGAGAGGGCCAATAGAATCATTGTTCGTCAAATTTTGACTGGCACCACCGAATACATGCACCCACTGAATCTCAGCACCATCATGCTCTTGGATTCTAAGACCTAA